A region of Stigmatopora nigra isolate UIUO_SnigA chromosome 6, RoL_Snig_1.1, whole genome shotgun sequence DNA encodes the following proteins:
- the kitb gene encoding KIT proto-oncogene, receptor tyrosine kinase b, translating to MENFSRACLWIVFASQLIFLPLTGWCKPVISPSGPHIVVPKRGNLELHCYDNASTSGATFRLRWQRENARRLEGESEEAGVAVVKVPVVQAYHMGPYVCINNSTLERASIYVYVNDPVNSAFQRTMVNNILVRAGENCTIPCVVTNPEVTLLGLQTCEGRPLPSNMKYWSHNEQGIIIDNSKKEFEGCYICVGQLGGDKVTSSQYTVDVLPVPLILPVITLSQRDKVILRNGEKFELTCSSSNVDPYFQVKWDYPSTAHPEETHTSHILSGSRGYERASLLTIQYVNQSDSGMYHCLASNEIGSSSTPLHLDVFAKGFINMLSPPSPVQAGVREGESLNLKVEFEAYPVPRVLSWSYNNKILLNTTEHVITIHQHKYRFISELKLVRVLGLEGGVYKFSASHEDATINHLFHVYVNSKPVIIGQEGPVDGQVRCVAAGHPVPKISWYICDVPHTRCSHLPNATQWDTADVVMVTESTFSRSEVESRLNISKERGSYHTLECVASSEHEEAYTLFSISERLVPHELFTPLLIGMVATGAFLSLFLVVLLYKYMQKPKFQIQWKVIESIHGNNYIYFDPTQLPYDSKWEFPRQKLRFGKILGSGAFGKVVRATAYGMCSADTVTTVAVKMLKPNAHATEKEALMSELKVLSYLGNHMNIVNLLGACTVGGPILVITEYCCYGDLLNFLRRKRESFLNSQTGNACYHNITKHTESSREVTGTEYMPMRPSDKERSSQTEDVDELSLTAEDLLSFSYQAAKGMEYITSKNCIHRDIAARNVLLTHGRVAKICDFGLARDITTDSSYVLRGNARLPVKWMSPESIFDCVYTYESDVWSYGILLWEIFSLGNSPYPGMQVGSAFYRLIQEGHRMSKPEFAPIEMYDMMLSCWNQDPLKRPSFRKLVERTELLLSENTRNIYLKLSNAAENGVSSRRLSSVCSTTAPNQPLLQNSVDVFLDYV from the exons ATGGAAAACTTCAGCAGGGCATGCCTGTGGATTGTTTTTGCATCACAGTTGATTTTCCTGCCACTGACAG GGTGGTGCAAACCTGTCATCTCCCCCAGTGGGCCTCACATAGTTGTTCCCAAGAGGGGGAATCTTGAGCTCCATTGCTATGACAATGCCAGCACGTCTGGCGCCACATTTAGGTTGAGGTGGCAGAGGGAGAACGCTCGTAGACTGGAGGGGGAATCTGAGGAGGCCGGCGTGGCTGTTGTCAAGGTGCCCGTAGTGCAAGCCTACCACATGGGTCCCTATGTGTGCATCAATAACAGCACACTGGAGCGTGCttctatctatgtatatgtgaaCG ACCCTGTCAATAGTGCATTCCAGCGCACTATGGTCAACAACATCCTGGTGCGAGCGGGCGAGAACTGTACCATTCCCTGTGTGGTGACCAACCCGGAAGTCACGTTGCTGGGTTTACAGACGTGTGAAGGGCGACCTTTGCCCTCCAACATGAAATACTGGAGTCACAATGAGCAAGGCATTATCATCGACAATTCGAAAAAGGAGTTTGAAGGTTGCTACATTTGTGTGGGACAGCTTGGTGGAGATAAAGTGACGTCAAGCCAATACACAGTGGATGTGCTACCAG TTCCATTGATCCTTCCAGTCATTACATTATCCCAGAGGGACAAGGTCATCTTGCGTAATGGAGAGAAGTTTGAGCTTACTTGCAGTTCTTCCAATGTCGACCCATACTTTCAAGTCAAGTGGGACTATCCGTCAACAGCG CATCCAGAAGAAACTCACACCTCACACATCCTGTCTGGCTCTCGAGGTTATGAACGGGCCTCTTTACTCACGATTCAATATGTGAACCAATCGGATTCGGGTATGTACCACTGTTTGGCCAGCAATGAGATTGGTAGCAGCTCCACACCACTCCACCTTGACGTCTTTG CCAAGGGATTCATTAACATGTTAAGTCCCCCAAGTCCCGTCCAGGCCGGAGTCCGAGAAGGGGAGAGTTTGAATCTCAAAGTGGAATTTGAGGCCTATCCAGTTCCCAGAGTTCTCTCTTGGtcttacaacaacaaaatactacTAAACACCACAGAGCATGTCATCACTATCCACCAGCACAAATATAG GTTTATCAGCGAGTTGAAGCTGGTGAGGGTTCTTGGCTTAGAGGGTGGTGTCTATAAATTCTCAGCGAGTCATGAGGACGCGACAATCAACCATTTATTTCACGTATATGTCAATA GTAAACCGGTCATTATTGGTCAGGAAGGGCCAGTTGATGGTCAAGTGCGGTGTGTTGCTGCTGGTCACCCAGTACCAAAAATCAGCTGGTACATCTGTGACGTTCCCCACACAAG GTGCTCACACCTGCCTAATGCCACCCAATGGGACACTGCAGATGTTGTCATGGTGACCGAGTCAACCTTTAGTAGAAGTGAAGTGGAGAGTCGACTGAACATTAGCAAAGAGCGCGGCAGTTATCACACACTGGAATGTGTTGCCTCTTCAGAGCATGAAGAAGCATATACACTCTTCTCAATTAGCg AACGACTTGTCCCCCATGAACTGTTTACACCGCTTTTAATTGGCATGGTGGCCACTGGTGCCTTCCTCAGCCTCTTCCTGGTGGTGCTGTTATACAAGTACATGCAG AAGCCCAAATTCCAAATCCAATGGAAAGTCATCGAAAGTATCCATGGCAACAACTACATTTACTTTGACCCCACCCAGCTTCCCTATGACTCTAAATGGGAATTTCCTCGGCAGAAGCTGCGTTTTG GTAAAATCCTGGGTTCTGGAGCATTTGGAAAGGTGGTGAGAGCCACAGCGTATGGCATGTGTTCAGCTGATACAGTGACAACTGTCGCCGTCAAGATGCTCAAAC CAAACGCTCACGCCACAGAAAAGGAGGCGCTGATGTCAGAGCTGAAGGTACTGAGTTACCTGGGCAACCACATGAATATTGTTAACCTGCTTGGAGCCTGTACGGTCGGAG GTCCAATTTTAGTTATCACTGAATACTGTTGCTATGGCGATCTCCTCAACTTCTTGCGAAGAAAAAGAGAGTCCTTCCTAAATTCCCAAACCGGTAACGCTTGCTATCACAACATCACCAAACACACAGAGTCCTCAAG AGAAGTGACAGGCACAGAATATATGCCCATGCGTCCCTCAGACAAAGAAAGGTCGTCACAGACAG AAGATGTAGATGAACTTTCTTTGACTGCCGAAGACCTCCTGAGCTTCTCATACCAAGCAGCAAAAGGGATGGAGTACATCACCTCTAAAAAT TGTATTCACAGGGACATTGCAGCCAGAAATGTTCTGCTCACTCATGGTAGGGTGGCCAAGATTTGTGACTTTGGTTTGGCACGCGATATTACCACCGATTCCAGCTACGTGCTACGAGGCAAT GCACGTCTTCCAGTCAAGTGGATGTCGCCTGAGAGCATCTTTGATTGTGTCTACACATATGAGAGTGACGTGTGGTCTTACGGAATCTTGTTATGGGAAATCTTTTCTTTGG GTAATAGTCCTTATCCAGGCATGCAGGTGGGCTCAGCATTTTATCGACTGATTCAAGAGGGCCATCGGATGAGCAAGCCTGAATTTGCACCCATTGagat GTATGACATGATGCTTTCATGCTGGAATCAGGACCCCTTGAAAAGACCCTCTTTTAGAAAGCTGGTGGAGAGGACTGAGCTTCTTCTGTCGGAGAATACCCGGAAT ATTTACCTGAAGCTGAGTAATGCCGCAGAGAATGGAGTGTCATCACGACGACTGAGCTCGGTGTGCAGCACCACGGCGCCTAACCAACCCTTACTGCAGAATTCCGTGGACGTCTTTCTAGACTATGTCTAA